In Nonlabens agnitus, the DNA window TGTCAGGAAAGCGCTCCTTCAAAATCTGGATGCGCATCAGGCAATGCACTATTCGCGGATTGGAATCCAGCTGTGTCGCATCTAGCAGATATAAAACAAGTCTGGATTGTTCTGCCTTTGTATAACTCCGTTGGATTCCCATGGTTTCAATAGTATCTGTCGTCTCACGTATGCCTGCAGTATCTATAAACCTAAACCTGATGCCGTCAATATTGATCTCATCCTCAATACTATCACGCGTCGTACCGGCGATCTCGCTCACAATAGCTTTCTCCTCGTTGAGTAAGGCATTCAAAAGGGTTGATTTTCCCACATTGGGTTCTCCTACAATCGCGATGGGAATACCAGATTTCAATACATTACCCAGCGCGAAAGAATCAATAAGCTTGCGCAAAGTTTTTTGGGCATTAGCCAGTAAAACCTTGAGGTCGTCACGGTTGGCAAATTCTACATCTTCCTCGCTAAAATCCAGTTCCAACTCAATCATACTTGAAAAATTGAGCAATTGCTTGCGCAAATCTTGGAGCTCGCTAGAAAAACCACCTCGCATCTGTTGCAGCGCAATTTGGTGGGCCGTGGCGCTTTCACTAGAAATCAGGTCTGCAACGGCTTCTGCTTGTGATAAGTCCATTTTTGCATTGAGAAATGCCTGTAGGGTAAACTCACCGGCAGCCGCCATGCGCGCACCTTGTTTCAAACACAATCCTATGATTTCCTGCTGTATGTAGATGGAACCATGGCAAGAAATCTCAACTACGTGCTCACCGGTGTAAGATCTGGGCGCATCAAATCTGGTCAATAGCACCTGATCTACGATACGGTCACCGTCATAAACGTGTCCCAAAGTTACAGTGTTGGGATGCAGTCTTTCATAGAGTTTGGCTGTTGGTTTTGAGTTCGCTTTCGCAAAAGCGGGAACAAAAATAGCCGCAGCAATATCATGGGATTCTGGACCAGAAAGCCTCACCACTGCAATGGCACCAGAACCAGCCGGCGTCGCAAGCGCCACAATCGTATCGTTTTTGTACATACTACAAAGGTACATTCTAAAACGCTGTTATGCATTTTCTACTATAGATTAGCTGGGTTGCTTATCAATCTCTAGTTTTTCATCTTTTCTCTTTTTATATTTAAGACATAAAATTTTTGAACTCATGAGAATAATAAAACTGTGTTGTATCGCGATGATTTATATCGCTTTCGCGAAAGCGAACTCACAAGAAAAACTTACCTATCAACAACCGTCTGAAGAAATAATGAAACTGGTGGACTATGATCGACCACCATCGGCACTCATTGACGAAAAGGCCGAAAACATGATACTGCTGTATCGGGATACCTACAAATCCATTGCAGATTTGTCTGAAGAAGAAATGCGATTGGGCGGTCTACGTATCAATCCTAAAACCAACATAGGTAGTCGTACCACATTTTATGACAAGGTTGCGATTCAAAAAGTAGGCTCTAAAGAAGTAAAACCGGTAACTGGATTGCCTGCAAAACCCAAACTCTCTAACGTGAACTGGTCGCCAGATGAATCCATGATCGCCATGACGCATACTACGTCTAATGGTACTGAAGTTTGGGTACTGGATATTGCAACGGCAAGTGCCCGTAAATTGACTGATGATACCGTGAATGCCAATATGGGTAACCCTATTGACTGGTTTGAGGACGGTAAATCTCTAATCGTAAAAATGCTGGCAGAAAATCGTCAACCTCTAATCGATACCAGTGTCGCCATTCCAGAAGGTCCTACGATCTCTACCAGTGATGGATCTAAAGCCCAGAATAGAACCTATCAGGATCTTTTGAAAAACCCGGCAGACGAGCACAATTTTGAGCAGCTTGCACTTAGCAAATTGGTTAAAGTAAACCTTGACGGCACCGCGACAGATTTCTTGCCAGGTGCTATGTACACAGGCGTGAGCTTTTCACCAGATGGTTCTCACGTGATGGTTTCCCAGTTACAAAAACCGTTTTCTTATATAGTAACTTATGGTAGATTCCCTCAAAAATCTACTGTTTATGATGCGGCTGGTAATCTTGTAACTGTGGTAAATGAAGTGCCACTCATAGAAGAGATGCCTCAAGGATTCATGGCAGAACGTGAAGGGAAACGCAACATGAGCTGGCGAGCAGATAAACCTCATACTTTGATGTATGCAGAGGTTCTAGATGGTGGCGATCCAGAAAGGGAAGTTCCTTATCGTGATGTTGTTTACAGTTGGGAAGCTCCATTTAATGAAGGCACAGCTACAGAGTTGCTTAAGACTAAAGACCGTTTTTCAGGAATTTTGTTTGGTGATGAGAATACAGCGATTGCTTATGATTATTGGTGGAATACAAGAAATACAAGAACCTATGTTTTTGATCCATCAGACAACACGGTTGAACCTAAGGTGATTTTTGACCGCAGTTATCAAGATGTGTATTCAGACCCTGGTAATTTTGTTACCACTAAAAATGAATACGGCAACAGTGTCCTAAAACTAAACGGCAGCAATGTTTATTTAATGGGCGATGGCTACAGTGATAAAGGCCAATTCCCATTTGTGGATCAAATGAACCTGAACGCGGCAACGACTAAACGTTTATATGAATCTGCTTATACAGATAAAAAGGAAACGCTGGTGGAGGCGCTGGATATGGATAAAGGAAAAATTCTGGTAAGAATTGAAGGTCCTACAGAATATCCCAATTACTACATACGCAACATTGAAAAGAAAAATAAACTGGATCAAATCAGCTTTTTTGAGAATCCATTTTCTGGATTGCAAAATGTCCATAAAGAGCTGATTACCTATAAACGTGATGATGGTGTGGACTTGAGTGCGACTCTTTATCTACCACCTAATTATGACATGAAGAAAAAGGAGAAGCTTCCTATGCTGGTATGGGCTTATCCTCGTGAATATAAGGATGCGGCCAGCGCTGGTCAAAACACCCAAAACCCTAACGAGTTTATCTATCCTAGCTATGGTAGTTTTGTGTACTGGGTCATGAAGGGCTATGCCGTGCTGGACGATGCTGCTTTCCCTATCATAGGTGAAGGAGATGAAGAGCCTAACGATACCTTTATCAAGCAATTAGTGGCAAACGGCAAAGCTGCCATTGATGCCGTGGACGAGATGGGTTACATCGATAGAAATAAAGTAGGAGTTGGTGGTCACAGCTATGGCGCCTTCATGACAGCAAACCTACTTGCGCACTCTGATTTATTTGCTGCTGGTATCGCGAGATCAGGAGCCTATAATCGAACCTTGACACCTTTTGGTTTCCAGAGTGAAGAACGCAATTACTGGGAAGCACCAGACATTTATAACACGATGTCACCATTCATGAATGCAGAAAAAGTGGATGAGCCTATTCTATTGGTGCATGGACAGGCAGACAACAATAGTGGTACCTATCCATTGCAAAGTGAACGTTATTTCAACGCTTTGAAGGGATTAGGAGCCACAGCAAGGTTAGTGATGCTACCTAAGGAAAGCCATGGTTATGCGGCAAAAGAGTCAATTCTTCACGTGTTATGGGAGCAAGATCAGTGGCTTGAAAAATATGTCAAGAACAAGCCCACAACTTCCAACGAAATGAAAACAGATGCCAAGATGAAGGGCTAATCAGGCCTAAAACATCATCGGAGTAATTAAAATTTTAGAATGCGGTTCTTTCATGAGAGCCGCATTTTTTATGATCTCGCTTTCGCGAAAGCGAACTCCTTCAAGGGCAAGGTTGTATTTTTGCCGCTTATGTTTTCAAAGGAAGAAGCAAAACAGGTACGTCAGGATTTTTGGACGTTTTTCGGTAAGAGATTCCAGCGCAAGTGGACGTTGTACAATACCAAAATTAAGGATGTTGTCCTCAAGTTTTCTATGGAAGACCATTGTGCGATGGTTTCTATCGATATAGAGCACGACGATGAGATTTTTAGGCACTACTATTTTGAGAAGTTTGAGAGCTTCAAATCGGTTATGCGGGAAGAAGTAAGTGACGACCTGATTTTTGAGCGCGATTACCTTTTAGAATCGGGTAAAGTGATCTCTAGAATCTTTGTTTTTATGGAAAATGTCAAGATTACCAGAAAAACTGACTGGCCAGACGTGTATGAATTCTTTTATGAGAATATGGATAAATTGGAAGCCTTTTTCTGGGAATACAAAGACTTTATAGAAGATTGAGAAGAATAGACTTTACATCTGGAACAAGAAATAATTATATCTTCTTTTTAAGATGCTTGATGGTGCGCATGATCAGTTTTAAACCTTCTTCATAACCATCTTGAAATTGTTTAAATAGCACTGGAATCTCATGGGTATTCTCCTTGCGTTTTGCCCTATCCTCAATTTCTTGTAGTAATAAAGTTTCCTTTTCCATGCCCAGCATGCGGTAGCTGCTCTTGACTTTATGGGCAAGTAAACCAGAGGCATAATAATCTTCTTGGCCCATTTTGCTTATGAGGTCGTCATAATCCATGGGAACCTCTTGCATGAACATTTCCAGTACCGCAACAAAAGTTTCAGGATCATCACCAAAGGATTCCCGTAACTGTTCTAATTCAAGTATATCGTTCTTGCTCATATTCAATTATTTTATGCCAACCAACCATCACGATCCAGGCTGCGGTACTGTATGGCTTCGGCAATGTGCGTGCCGGTCACATGCTCGCTTTGATCCAGGTCTGCGATGGTTCTAGCCACCTTCAAGATGCGATCGTACGCGCGAGCGCTCAAATTTAAGCGTTCCATTGCATTTTTCAATAAATCTTTGCTTGCATCATCAAGTGCACAGTATTTTCTTATCTCTTTTGTTCCCATTTGTGCATTGTAATGGGTTTTTTCGCTTTCGCGAAAGCGAGCCGTTTGAACATTTCTCGCCGCTGTAACACGCTCTCTAATCACGGTCGATTTTTCTGCTGGGCGATCTTCGGTAAGCTTTTCAAAGGGCACTGGAGTGACCTCAATATGGATATCAATTCTATCCAACAATGGCCCAGAAACCTTGCTCAGGTAGCGTTGCATCTCGGCTGGGCTACTTTGCACCGGTGCGCTGGGATCGTTAAAATAACCACTTGGACTTGGGTTCATACTCGCCACCAACATAAAACTGGATGGATAGGTAATCGTAAATTTTGCTCTTGAAATGGTCACCTCGCGATCCTCAAGAGGTTGTCTCATGACTTCCAAAACGCCTCTTTTAAATTCTGGTAGTTCGTCGAGAAAAAGTACGCCGTTGTGCGATAAAGAGATCTCTCCAGGTTGCGGATAAGCTCCACCGCCTACTAAGGCTACATCTGATATCGTATGATGCGGACTTCTAAACGGGCGCTGCGCCATCAATCCAGCCTTCTCGAGCGTTCTACCTGCGACGCTGTGAATCTTTGTGGTTTCTAGCGCTTCCTGTAAGGTCATGGGTGGTAGGATGGAAGGCAGACGCTTTGCCAGCATGGTTTTTCCAGCTCCTGGTGGTCCAATCAAGATGATATTGTGACCACCTGCCGCGGCAATTTCCATACAACGTTTGATCGATTCTTGACCTTTCACATCGCTAAAATCAAATTCAGGATGTTCCAATGCTTGAAAGAATTCATCACGAGTGTCCACAATGGTTTCTTCCAGATCGACGCCTTTGTCAAAAAACTGAATCACTTCAGAGATGTTATCGACACCATACACTTTTAGATCATTAACAATCGCAGCTTCTCTGGCGTTGGCTTTTGGAAGGATAAACCCCTTAAAACCTTCTTGTCGTGCTTTAATGGCAATAGGCAAAGCACCTTTAATGGGCTGTAGCGTTCCATCAAGTGATAGTTCACCCATAATAATGTATTGATCCAGATCGTCTGCTTTTATCAGATTCGAGCTCACCATGATTCCTATGGCAATAGGTAGATCATAGGCACTACCTTCTTTACGCAAGTCTGCAGGTGATAGGTTAATGATGAGTTTCTTGCCGGGCATTTTATAACCCACGTTAGTCAATGCTGCAGCTATTCTATAGGAACTTTCGCTTATCGCTTTATCGGGCAACCCAACGAGATGATACCCTATCCCAGTGGCCGCGTTTACTTCGACCGTAATTGTCTGTGCTTCTACACCAAAAACGGCACTGCCGTAAACTTTAGTCAACATGCTACATTCGTTTACTTAAATGTAGTGTAAATCTTAGAAAATGAAAATTTAAGAATCTACTACAGGTTTGTTTTGATACAGTTAGAATTGATTTTGTTGAGTTATTTTTTAAAATATCTGGAAATTGTTGGACATTATGTTAATCACAATTATAATTGTAATTTTCTTTATTCAATGAATCCAGCCAAATTCAAAATTATTATTCTCATCAATCTCATCGTTTTCGCGTTTGGGAACGGATTGATTTTCTTGGTGTTTCAAGATGCGTCAAGGTTTGAGCTGCTAGAGGTTGTTCTGGTGTCCTCCATCTACACGGTTGTTCATATTTTCCTGTGCTTGACCATGAGCATTGTGTATCGCATTATACTTTACGATTCACCGGTAGGTCGCGCCTGGTTTTGGTCCACCATCATGCTGTCGGTACTTGGATTGGGATATTATGTCATGCTCACATTACTGGCGTGATCAATGGCTTTTAAAGACTTTTTCTGTTTATGATGAGCATCGTGATTAAAGGTTGTTTCGCTTTCGCGAAAGCGAACTCCACGCTATCTTTAAACGATGAAAACACTGTTAGAAACCATACAACAACGTCGATCGCAATTTCCAGCGGAATATACAGGTGAGCCCATTGCAGAGGAGCATCTTCACGAAATTCTGGAAGCAGCGCGATGGGCTCCCAACCATAAAAAAACACAACCGTGGAAATATAAGGTGGTGCGTGGTGCTGGCTTGCAAAAACTGAGCGCCTTTATGGGCGAGCAGTTTGAAAAAAGTACTGGAAAATCTGGCAGCATGAAGACCAAAAAGATGGCCGAAAAGATGCAGCAATCATCTGCCATCATTCTCATTTTTCTCAATAGGGACAAGAAGGAAAGCATCCCAGAATGGGAAGAGGTTGCTGCGGTTTCCATGAGCGTGCAAAATATGTGGCTTATGACCCATCAATTGGGTTATGGCGCTTACTGGAGCTCGCCTAAGAGTTTTGCAAACATGAACGAATTTGAGGCGATTGAAACCAGTCCCAACGGTCAATTTCTAGGTTTTTTCTACATGGGAACCGTAGCAAATCAATCTGCCGATTTGCCCAAGCGCAAATCCATCGAGGAATTCACAGAGTTTATCGACTGATTTTCCAGCGAGACCTTGCAAAAATAGCAGCCTATTAAAAGCTGATCTTCAAAACGTTAATACCGTTTATAATGCGATTAATTAATCGTACTTTTGCAAAATAATTAAATATAGTTATTTGGAAAATTTTGAAGCCTTAGGGCTCTCACAGCCGTTACTAGACGGCCTCGCTGAAATGGGGTTTGAAACCCCAACAGAGATTCAGCAACAGTCCATTCCCATTTTATTGAAACACGACGGAGACTTCATAGGTCTTGCGCAAACTGGTACGGGAAAAACTGCTGCTTTTGGTTTACCCTTATTGGATCTTATAGATATTAACTCGAGAGAAACGCAAGCATTGATTCTTGCACCTACTCGAGAACTTGCCCAGCAAATTTGTGGGCAAATGGAGCAAATGTCCCAAAAGATGGGCAAGCTTAACGTGGTTCCTGTTTTTGGTGGTGCCAACATCATGACACAAATACGCGAGATACGTCGCGGTGCGCAGATTGTTGTGGCCACGCCTGGTCGTTTGATGGACCTAATGAAACGTAAGGAAGTCAACCTTGACTCTCTTAAATTCATGGTGCTGGATGAAGCAGATGAAATGCTTAACATGGGCTTCAAGGAAGACATCGACTTTATTCTTTCAAAGAGTGATGGCGGTCGCAGGATCTGGTTGTTTAGTGCTACCATGGCGCGTGAGATCAAGCGCATTGTAGATACGTACATGGTGCAACCAGAAGAAGTACGTGTCAATCAAGAAAACATTGTCAACACCAACATTGAGCACCAGTCGGTACAACTCAAGGCGTCTGATAAGACAGAAGCATTGCGTCGTTACCTGGATTATCATGAAGATATGTTTGGTGTGGTGTTTTGTCGCACCAAACGCGATACTCAAAAAGTAGCAGATGAGCTGAACAACAACGGCTACGCCACTGAGGCACTACATGGTGACATGTCACAAGCGCAACGCGATGCTGCGATGAAGAGATTCCGTGATAAGAATTTGAAACTTTTGATCGCGACAGACGTTGCTGCTCGTGGTATCGATGTTGATGATATCACGCACGTGATTCACTTTGCCTTACCAGATGATCCAGAGTTTTATGCGCACCGTTCTGGTCGTACTGCTCGTGCTGGCAAAAAAGGAGTATCACTAGCGTTGATTACTAAAGGTGATAACCGAAAGCTTAAATATATCGCCAGTAAATTGGGAATCAACTTTGCACCTGCAGAGGTTCCCGCACTGGATGCCATTACTGAAAAGCGTATTTCTCGCTGGTCAGACAACCTAAAAAATCAAGAGGTCAATCCTAAGATAAGCGACGAGCTTATGACGAGTGTGGTAGAGAGATTGGAAGATATTTCCAAAGAAGATCTTATTGCCAAGTTATTGACTAAAGAATATAACTCCATCTATAAACGCAATTCCATCAAAGATGTGAACGACCGTTCCAAAGGACGTGACGATGATCGCGGTGGTAGAGGTGAACGTGGTGGTCGTGATCGTGGTCGCAAGAATGATAGAGGTAAGGAAGAAGGAATGAAAACCTACTTTATCAATCTAGGCCGCAAGGACAACATTAATAAAGGTGCCTTGTTAGGCTACGTATGTGATGTTACCGGTCTTACTGGTGACGATATAGGACGTATCGTTCTGGATGGCGCACACTCTTTTATGGATGTAAAAGAAGAAGTTGCCTCTCAAATGCTCAAGGTTAACGGTACGCAACGCGATGGTCGCGAATTGAGAGTTGATGAGCATCATGGTAAGGTAACAGAATCCAGAGATCGTGGTGGTCGTAGTGGTGGCTTTAAAGGCAAACGCGATGGCGGTGGTTTTAAAGGCCGCAGATCAGATGGTGATTCTGGTGGTGGATTCAAAGGGCGACGTTCTAACGGTGATTTTGGATCTGCACCTAGATCTGGTGGCTTTAAAGGTCGCAGTACCAAAACAACCGATAGCGACGCTGGAAGAGACCGTTCGTCTTCCAAAGGCGGAAAAAAAGGATCTGGAAGATCTAAGTTTTTTGGCAAGAAATGGGACTGATCCAGTAGGCAGTTACCAGCATCATTTTCAAGCTGATCAATAATTACAAAATCCCGCTTAGGGCTGATCTAGGCGGGATTTTTTTGTGGGCTATTTTTTCGCTTTCGCGAAACCGGAAAGCATTAATGGTTTAAGGTCTCATCAATAACCACATACAAACCGTATTTAGCTTTCTTGCCAAAGACCTCTTGAGAAATCTCAGGATTAAAATGCTCATACGTTTTACCATTTAAGTTAAATTTTCCTTTTTTTCCCGAAATTGCCCATCTTAGATCCTTAAAATCAATTTCATTTCCTCGATACAAGGCCAATGGTTCACCAACAACGCGAGTCGACGTAACGTAACCTAGAATAAATCTTTTCGGCTGAGCTTTTACTTTTTGTGATTCTATCAATTCCTCTCTGGTGTATATAAAATCAGTATCGCCGTATTGATTCAAATTATTTCCTAACGCTTTATCAAAGCTCATCCTTACTAAGTTTTTTGCGTTAACTTGATTTTCCGGGATTGGCAGTTTGAACGAACCCTTACTATCTGTGTAAGCTACTAATACTGTGTTTTGAGAGATAAAAATAATTTTTGCGTTTTCTATAGGTTCATTGTTAGATTCTGAAGTAACAGTTCCTTTAAATACAATCGGCTCTAAAACTTCACAATTACTAGACTTACCAGCTTCCAAATACCTTCTCAAATCACTTGATGAAGTTTGTTGATCAACTAAATGAGTCAAACTTACAGTTGCATCTTCTGCATAAGCAGCCGGACCTAAAAGTGCACCAGCAATAAAAACAGTTGCCGCTGTTGATGAAAATGGAATTGAAAAATCATCAAAGAAATCACTTTTTGCCATTAGGGTGGACATTTGATCCTCGCTTATTCTCACACAATGCCCAGCTTTTTTCTTTGAAAATTTTGCGGATAATTCGTTTTTAGATAACATGGTAAGATCAATCACTGTTTTCTGACATGCAGAACAGAAACTACCATTTTCCCTAGAGGTCATGTCTTGCCAATTTTCTGAACAAGGTTGATCAATTTTTAATTCGAAACTTTTCATAATTGAACTAGGTTATACGTCCATTGACAAAACAATTGTCACAGCATCATCAGGATTCGAAACTTTTGGAATCAATTACTCTAAGCTACAAATAAATTATTAACTGAATATCTCGCTTTCGTGAAAGCGAACTCCTTCTACAACCCAAAATTAATCCCAACCACAAAAGCTCCATAGTTTCTACCGCTGGTGATGCTGCGCACATAATCCACACGGAATGGCCTAAAACTACCAAAACCTATGTTATCGATTCCTGCACTTACCTCAAAATAGGGCTTGCGCTGGGTCATGAGCGCTTTACCGCTCACGATCAAATCGTAATTGAGTAGGTTGATACCAGGAATCTTCCCAAGGATAAAGCCTTTAAAGTCGTGCTGTACGTGTGCTTGAGCATAGGATTCATTAGTGCTGTAATCGTAGTAATCCAACAATCCAAAACCGTAGGGATTCAAGGCGGCAAGCTTATATCTTAATTGGTTGCCGTTAAAATGCTGCGCATCTACCAGCGAGATGCCGTCTGCATTGAAAAAGGTTCCTGCATTGACCCAATAACTACTGCGTCCCAGATTGCCTTGATCAAAGTTTTGCCAGATGCTGGCACTAATCTGCTGATAGTTGTAATTACTGTTGCTGGCCGCAAAGCCACCTTCATATGCCAATCTTATGGTAGGGTACTTTTCATTGACGATGTTGAATTTTTGATCTGGATAGCTCTGGTATTTTTGGCCAGGTCGTATGGTCAATCCAGCACTTACCTTGAGCAAGTCATGATTATCAATAAAAGCCAATCTATTTTGATCCAGAAATAACGGATTGTTAGGCGTATAATCCACATCAGATTGGGTGAACCATACTTGGTCAGTAGTGTTCTGTAGCGGTTGGCGGTTTTCATAGCCTATGGAGCCACCTAGGAAAAAGCCATTAGTAACTTCTTCAGAATAGCTGATTCTTGCAAAATCGCGTTCAAAAAACTTGGCAAAATTGCGTTCAAAAAACAGACTGGAAATGGAATTTTCCAATCCAGTAATAGGATTGGTAGCGTTGATTTGTGATACCTGTGTACCACCTGAAAGGGTAATGCTCCTGCGATTGGTACGGTTGAATCTATAAGAAATACGACCGTCATACCGCAACCGGTCATCGCTAGTACCATAATTAAAATTTACAGCGGTGTACAAGCTGCGGTTGTAGTCGTCATCAAAGCCTTTAGAGAAATTGACGCCGCTACCTAGTACAAATCCCTGTACGGTGTTGAAGCCCTGAAAATTACCTGCGCCTATGACGCCTTCATAACTTATGCGATAGTTCTCGTTGGAGTCGCGATAGGTGTAACCCGTGAGAACATCCAGTGCGCCAAATTTATTTTCCACACGATCGACGCTATCCTTATACTTAGGGTCGTTACGCACTGCCGCAATACTATCTTTCTTGACGTATTCTCTTGTTTCGTCCATGGTAAGTGGCACTGGTCTGATCTTTTTCCAGAACAAGCTGTCTTTCTTGTTGGCCTCTGGCTTGAAGGCTAGAACTTCTGCTCCAAAGGTCTTTTTATCAAACTGCGGATTGAAATTATAATCAGAATAATTGGCTATGAATCTGCCGTTACCCTTAAAGCCAAAAAGCCCAAAGGAGAATGTGATGTTTTGGGTGCGCTTGACCCAATCCTTAGTTTTGGATTCATATGAGAAATCTTGTGCAAAGGTCAATTCCTTAATGGCCGGCACATTTATATTTTGGCCAGTTGTAGTGAGTTCCAGACCGTAGATAGTCCATTGATCTTCCACGATATAAATTACACCATTAAAGGTGTTGTCTTTAGGCCTGCGAGAAATGACTTCAATCTTGTTGATCAAGAAATTATTAGTGTCGTAGAAGGTTCCCAACAATTTGTATTTGTAGTAACTGAAAGCATAATCTGCAATAGGAGAGACGATCCTATTATTCAAATCAATATTGTTGTTGTAGAAATCAAAGTTGGCCTGCTCTGCACTATTAGCGCTAAAACCTTGATCATCGCCGCTTATTTTACTGGCCGTAATGAACTCCTTAAAATTATCTGGTGCCTGATAGGAGATATTACTTACTGTTTCTGATAGGTAAATGATACCGCTGCGAGTAAGAGAATCGAGAGATCCATTCAAATCACCTATTTCCTGCCCCAAGAATTTTTCTGGAACATCATCCATGCGCCATAGGCCTCGAGAATAGAAACTTGCAGTATAGCTGGAACTCTTAAGCCGATTTGCTCCTCTGTTCCTGATCGCCTCACGTATCACACGGTCTGCTGGATTCTCATCGCTGCGCACGACGACTTCGTCCAGCGAGGTAGTCTCGCTTTGCAGCGTTGTGTCTAAACTATAAGGCAGCTGATCAACGGTGACGCTCACTTCGTTGGTCTGGTAGCCCAAACTTTGAAAAACGATCGTAATTTTTCCTGTTTTTTTTACGTCCAGACTGTAGACGCCGTCCACATTTGAAGATGTGCCTGTGTAGGTGTCTTTGACAAAAATGCTCACAAACGGGATAGGTTCACCACTAGAATCAGTAACGGTACCTTTAATTTGAGAAATGGATAAAAATGGAATGAGAAAAATAAACGCGTAAAATACTTTCATAAATGAACGGCTTGGTGGTTAGTGTTTTAAGAACAATGCAAACAATTTTTAAGCCATGCTCTAATTAATAGACGTTCAAAAGTGCAAATAGTTGTTTAGGCGTTGTAAGTTTTTTTGATCTGGTCCATTCGCTTTTTGTTGTCTCGGTTTTTAATCGTCTCTCTTTTATCGTAGAGCTTTTTACCTTTTGCGAGTGAAATCTGTATTTTGGCAAGACCTCGATCATTGATAAACATGACTAATGGGATGATGGTATTACCAGAGTTGGTCACGTCTTTATACAGTTTTTTCAGCTCGCGTCTTTGTAGTAGAAGCTTACGAGCTGCCTTAGGCGCATGATTAAAATGTGTAGCGTGTGAATATTCCTGTATGGTCATGTTGATGATCCACAACTCATTATCCTTGAATTCACAAAAAGCCTCTGCAATACTGGCCTTTCCTAAACGTATGGCTTTAATCTCTGTGCCGCCCAAAACAATTCCTGCGGTATATTTATCCAGCAGTTCATATTCAAAGCGAGCCTTACGGTTTTTAATCTGTACGTTGTTCTTGAAATCCATTAACGCAAATATAATTTAACAGTCCGTGAGCATCGTTATATATTTGTGAAATGAAAAAGATCTGGTTTTCCCTACTTAGTATTTCAATGTTGCTTCTAACTTCCTGCGAGGAAGATGCTCCAACCGCTGAAGAAATCATTGCCAAAAGCATCACGGCACACGGTGCAGACGTTGCGGCAAATGCAACGCTAGAC includes these proteins:
- a CDS encoding nitroreductase family protein, translated to MKTLLETIQQRRSQFPAEYTGEPIAEEHLHEILEAARWAPNHKKTQPWKYKVVRGAGLQKLSAFMGEQFEKSTGKSGSMKTKKMAEKMQQSSAIILIFLNRDKKESIPEWEEVAAVSMSVQNMWLMTHQLGYGAYWSSPKSFANMNEFEAIETSPNGQFLGFFYMGTVANQSADLPKRKSIEEFTEFID
- a CDS encoding DEAD/DEAH box helicase, coding for MENFEALGLSQPLLDGLAEMGFETPTEIQQQSIPILLKHDGDFIGLAQTGTGKTAAFGLPLLDLIDINSRETQALILAPTRELAQQICGQMEQMSQKMGKLNVVPVFGGANIMTQIREIRRGAQIVVATPGRLMDLMKRKEVNLDSLKFMVLDEADEMLNMGFKEDIDFILSKSDGGRRIWLFSATMAREIKRIVDTYMVQPEEVRVNQENIVNTNIEHQSVQLKASDKTEALRRYLDYHEDMFGVVFCRTKRDTQKVADELNNNGYATEALHGDMSQAQRDAAMKRFRDKNLKLLIATDVAARGIDVDDITHVIHFALPDDPEFYAHRSGRTARAGKKGVSLALITKGDNRKLKYIASKLGINFAPAEVPALDAITEKRISRWSDNLKNQEVNPKISDELMTSVVERLEDISKEDLIAKLLTKEYNSIYKRNSIKDVNDRSKGRDDDRGGRGERGGRDRGRKNDRGKEEGMKTYFINLGRKDNINKGALLGYVCDVTGLTGDDIGRIVLDGAHSFMDVKEEVASQMLKVNGTQRDGRELRVDEHHGKVTESRDRGGRSGGFKGKRDGGGFKGRRSDGDSGGGFKGRRSNGDFGSAPRSGGFKGRSTKTTDSDAGRDRSSSKGGKKGSGRSKFFGKKWD
- a CDS encoding peptidase associated/transthyretin-like domain-containing protein: MKSFELKIDQPCSENWQDMTSRENGSFCSACQKTVIDLTMLSKNELSAKFSKKKAGHCVRISEDQMSTLMAKSDFFDDFSIPFSSTAATVFIAGALLGPAAYAEDATVSLTHLVDQQTSSSDLRRYLEAGKSSNCEVLEPIVFKGTVTSESNNEPIENAKIIFISQNTVLVAYTDSKGSFKLPIPENQVNAKNLVRMSFDKALGNNLNQYGDTDFIYTREELIESQKVKAQPKRFILGYVTSTRVVGEPLALYRGNEIDFKDLRWAISGKKGKFNLNGKTYEHFNPEISQEVFGKKAKYGLYVVIDETLNH
- a CDS encoding DUF5686 and carboxypeptidase regulatory-like domain-containing protein, translated to MKVFYAFIFLIPFLSISQIKGTVTDSSGEPIPFVSIFVKDTYTGTSSNVDGVYSLDVKKTGKITIVFQSLGYQTNEVSVTVDQLPYSLDTTLQSETTSLDEVVVRSDENPADRVIREAIRNRGANRLKSSSYTASFYSRGLWRMDDVPEKFLGQEIGDLNGSLDSLTRSGIIYLSETVSNISYQAPDNFKEFITASKISGDDQGFSANSAEQANFDFYNNNIDLNNRIVSPIADYAFSYYKYKLLGTFYDTNNFLINKIEVISRRPKDNTFNGVIYIVEDQWTIYGLELTTTGQNINVPAIKELTFAQDFSYESKTKDWVKRTQNITFSFGLFGFKGNGRFIANYSDYNFNPQFDKKTFGAEVLAFKPEANKKDSLFWKKIRPVPLTMDETREYVKKDSIAAVRNDPKYKDSVDRVENKFGALDVLTGYTYRDSNENYRISYEGVIGAGNFQGFNTVQGFVLGSGVNFSKGFDDDYNRSLYTAVNFNYGTSDDRLRYDGRISYRFNRTNRRSITLSGGTQVSQINATNPITGLENSISSLFFERNFAKFFERDFARISYSEEVTNGFFLGGSIGYENRQPLQNTTDQVWFTQSDVDYTPNNPLFLDQNRLAFIDNHDLLKVSAGLTIRPGQKYQSYPDQKFNIVNEKYPTIRLAYEGGFAASNSNYNYQQISASIWQNFDQGNLGRSSYWVNAGTFFNADGISLVDAQHFNGNQLRYKLAALNPYGFGLLDYYDYSTNESYAQAHVQHDFKGFILGKIPGINLLNYDLIVSGKALMTQRKPYFEVSAGIDNIGFGSFRPFRVDYVRSITSGRNYGAFVVGINFGL
- the smpB gene encoding SsrA-binding protein SmpB, whose protein sequence is MDFKNNVQIKNRKARFEYELLDKYTAGIVLGGTEIKAIRLGKASIAEAFCEFKDNELWIINMTIQEYSHATHFNHAPKAARKLLLQRRELKKLYKDVTNSGNTIIPLVMFINDRGLAKIQISLAKGKKLYDKRETIKNRDNKKRMDQIKKTYNA